The proteins below come from a single Streptomyces sp. M92 genomic window:
- a CDS encoding M28 family metallopeptidase, which translates to MKLPLPGRALTAGAVAVATLTAGGSVAGAAPAAAPTPAAAAAPDIPVANVKAHLAQLQSIARANGGNRAHGRPGYQASLDYVKAELDAAGFTTTVQRFTASGRTGYNLIADWPGGDANQVVMAGSHLDSVSSGPGINDNASGSAAVLETALAVARSGHQPAKHLRFAWWGAEELGLVGSRYYVNSLGSAGRAKISGYLNFDMIGSPNPGYFVYDDDPTIEKTFKDYFAGLGVPTEIETEGDGRSDHAPFKNAGVPVGGLFSGADYRKTSAQAAKWGGTAGRPFDPCYHSSCDTTANIDDTALDRNSDAIAYAMWELSQ; encoded by the coding sequence ATGAAGCTCCCCCTTCCCGGACGCGCGCTGACGGCCGGCGCCGTCGCCGTGGCCACACTGACCGCCGGCGGATCGGTGGCCGGTGCGGCGCCCGCCGCCGCCCCCACCCCCGCGGCGGCCGCCGCGCCCGACATACCGGTGGCCAACGTCAAAGCGCACCTGGCGCAGCTCCAGTCGATAGCCAGGGCGAACGGCGGCAACCGCGCCCACGGCCGCCCCGGCTACCAGGCGTCGCTCGACTACGTGAAGGCCGAGCTGGACGCGGCCGGGTTCACCACCACCGTCCAGCGGTTCACCGCCTCCGGCCGTACCGGATACAACCTGATAGCCGACTGGCCGGGCGGCGACGCGAATCAGGTTGTCATGGCCGGGTCGCACCTGGACAGCGTCTCCTCCGGTCCCGGCATCAACGACAACGCCTCGGGATCGGCGGCCGTCCTCGAGACCGCGCTCGCCGTGGCCCGGTCCGGCCACCAGCCCGCCAAGCACCTGCGTTTCGCCTGGTGGGGCGCCGAGGAGCTGGGACTGGTCGGCTCCCGGTACTACGTCAACAGCCTCGGTTCCGCGGGCCGGGCGAAGATCAGCGGTTACCTGAACTTCGACATGATCGGCTCGCCGAACCCCGGCTACTTCGTCTACGACGACGATCCCACGATCGAGAAGACCTTCAAGGACTACTTCGCCGGCCTCGGCGTCCCCACGGAGATCGAGACCGAGGGGGACGGCCGCTCCGACCACGCGCCCTTCAAGAACGCGGGGGTGCCCGTCGGCGGCCTCTTCAGCGGCGCCGACTACCGGAAGACGTCCGCACAGGCGGCCAAGTGGGGCGGCACCGCGGGCCGGCCGTTCGACCCGTGCTACCACTCGTCGTGCGACACGACGGCCAACATCGACGACACCGCCCTGGACCGCAACAGCGACGCCATCGCGTACGCGATGTGGGAGCTGTCGCAGTAG
- a CDS encoding VOC family protein, producing the protein MTSTPGPTPLHFKIVIDAAAPHAQADFWAAALHFEVEDNSALIEKLLGFGAVPPELTTESHGRRAWRDLAAVRHPDDPHQEESGAGLGRRLLFQRVPEAKSGKNRVHLDVHAAEGRREEEVVRLEALGASVLRHVKEPGGEWVVMADPEGNEFCVH; encoded by the coding sequence ATGACTTCGACCCCGGGGCCCACCCCCCTGCACTTCAAGATCGTCATCGACGCCGCCGCGCCGCACGCACAGGCGGACTTCTGGGCCGCCGCCCTGCACTTCGAGGTGGAGGACAACAGCGCGCTCATCGAGAAGCTGCTGGGTTTCGGGGCCGTGCCGCCCGAGCTGACCACCGAGTCGCACGGCCGCCGCGCCTGGCGGGACCTGGCCGCCGTACGGCACCCCGACGACCCGCACCAGGAGGAGAGCGGCGCCGGACTGGGACGGCGCCTGCTGTTCCAGCGGGTCCCGGAGGCCAAGTCCGGGAAGAACCGGGTCCACCTCGACGTGCACGCGGCCGAGGGGCGCCGTGAGGAGGAGGTGGTCCGGCTGGAGGCGCTGGGGGCGAGCGTGCTGCGGCACGTGAAGGAGCCGGGCGGGGAGTGGGTGGTGATGGCGGACCCCGAGGGGAACGAATTCTGCGTGCATTAG
- a CDS encoding tetratricopeptide repeat protein, whose product MSRLGRDRQREHEDAERPPGPAVAPIDVRVPAVTQAASGARSASVDGSPVVAAPGEEIQNAVLNRLHRLAVAAGRPVLATVHDERIGCSVPLRVDPDGSSHLAGEPAPTTPERGAVRQDRPTHVLRSVAPARDSAPAFCPTPVPEPLPTPAGDSSPTFTLRALPEPAGGAERTAAPGTVAQPTGAFGPPPRMDGGVADGGLEGEGVGGGEEAYGREGARAAAGVVAGAEAPTGSGAAGGPFLVVPDVDPDRKPTPTPARGFDAVAEAVLGDGPLTAPGDATAPALLAEPTARVNEAVKEGRTEEAARLSEQAVADASGTLGPEHPEVLRLRELTAYIAYLSGDPDRAFGLSLDLARIHRRAGDAEAAYGNVQSAATAWRAVRDPARGLELGHDLMGLWGELAAEDGPAAEDAEELESARTRMGRLTERAARAQAG is encoded by the coding sequence ATGTCTCGACTCGGCCGCGACAGGCAACGGGAGCACGAGGACGCCGAGCGGCCGCCCGGCCCTGCGGTGGCGCCGATCGACGTCCGTGTGCCGGCGGTCACGCAGGCCGCTTCCGGCGCGCGCAGCGCTTCGGTCGACGGCTCACCCGTCGTCGCCGCCCCCGGCGAGGAGATCCAGAACGCCGTCCTGAACCGCCTCCACCGCCTCGCCGTCGCCGCCGGCCGCCCCGTCCTCGCCACGGTCCACGACGAGCGCATCGGGTGCTCCGTCCCGCTCCGGGTCGACCCGGACGGCTCCAGCCACCTCGCCGGGGAACCGGCGCCGACGACTCCCGAACGAGGTGCCGTACGGCAGGACCGGCCCACGCACGTCCTGCGCTCGGTGGCACCGGCACGGGACAGCGCCCCGGCGTTTTGCCCGACACCGGTGCCCGAGCCGTTGCCCACGCCGGCCGGTGACTCCTCGCCGACCTTCACGCTGCGGGCCCTGCCGGAGCCGGCGGGCGGTGCGGAGAGGACCGCGGCGCCCGGGACGGTGGCGCAGCCGACGGGAGCGTTCGGGCCGCCGCCCCGGATGGACGGTGGCGTGGCGGACGGTGGCCTCGAGGGCGAAGGCGTGGGCGGGGGAGAGGAAGCGTACGGGCGCGAGGGGGCGCGAGCAGCCGCCGGTGTGGTCGCCGGGGCCGAGGCGCCGACCGGGTCCGGGGCCGCCGGCGGGCCGTTCCTCGTCGTGCCCGACGTGGACCCGGACCGCAAGCCCACCCCCACCCCCGCCCGCGGCTTCGACGCCGTCGCCGAGGCCGTGCTCGGGGACGGGCCGCTCACCGCCCCCGGTGACGCCACCGCCCCGGCGCTCCTCGCGGAGCCGACCGCGCGTGTCAACGAGGCCGTCAAGGAAGGGCGTACGGAGGAGGCGGCGCGGCTATCGGAGCAGGCCGTGGCGGACGCCTCCGGAACGCTGGGACCGGAGCACCCCGAGGTGCTCCGGCTCCGCGAACTCACCGCCTACATCGCCTACTTGTCCGGCGACCCCGACCGCGCCTTCGGGCTCTCCCTGGACCTCGCCCGGATACACCGCCGCGCGGGCGACGCGGAGGCCGCCTACGGCAACGTCCAGAGCGCGGCCACCGCCTGGCGCGCCGTACGCGATCCGGCACGCGGGCTGGAGCTCGGCCACGACCTGATGGGCCTGTGGGGCGAACTGGCCGCTGAGGACGGCCCGGCCGCCGAGGACGCCGAGGAGCTGGAGTCGGCCCGCACCCGCATGGGCCGCCTCACCGAACGCGCCGCCCGCGCCCAGGCCGGCTGA
- the rarD gene encoding EamA family transporter RarD, with translation MAGSSRSEQRIGLLNGFAAYGMWGLVPLFWPLLKPAGAGEILAHRMVWSLAFVAVALVVVRRWAWAGELLRQPRRLGLVAVAAAVITVNWGVYIWAVNSGHVVEASLGYFINPLVTIAMGVLLLKERLRPAQWAAVGTGFAAVLVLTVGYGQPPWISLCLAFSFATYGLVKKKVNLGGVESLAAETAIQFLPALGYVLWLGAQGESTFTTEGLGHSALLAATGLVTAIPLVCFGAAAIRVPLSTLGLLQYLAPVFQFLLGVLYFGEAMPPERWAGFALVWLALSLLTWDALRTTHRNARTLRTQVDRAGGGVPAAKDGAGREKGVVASGVPAQDPVGSEQTEQAEQADAPAGKP, from the coding sequence GTGGCCGGGTCGTCCAGGAGTGAGCAGCGAATAGGCCTGCTGAACGGCTTCGCGGCGTACGGGATGTGGGGCCTGGTTCCCTTGTTCTGGCCGCTGCTCAAGCCCGCGGGCGCCGGGGAGATCCTCGCCCACCGGATGGTGTGGTCCCTCGCCTTCGTCGCCGTGGCCCTGGTCGTCGTACGGCGCTGGGCGTGGGCAGGGGAGCTGCTGCGGCAGCCGCGCAGGCTCGGCCTGGTCGCCGTGGCCGCCGCGGTCATCACCGTGAACTGGGGCGTCTACATCTGGGCTGTGAACAGCGGCCACGTGGTCGAGGCCTCGCTCGGGTACTTCATCAACCCGCTGGTCACCATCGCGATGGGCGTGCTGCTGCTCAAGGAGCGGCTGCGGCCAGCGCAGTGGGCGGCGGTCGGGACCGGCTTCGCCGCCGTGCTCGTCCTCACCGTCGGCTACGGCCAGCCGCCCTGGATCTCCCTCTGCCTCGCCTTCTCCTTCGCCACGTACGGCCTGGTGAAGAAGAAGGTCAACCTCGGCGGCGTCGAGTCGCTGGCCGCCGAGACGGCGATCCAGTTCCTGCCGGCCCTCGGCTACGTGCTGTGGCTGGGCGCGCAGGGCGAATCGACCTTCACCACCGAAGGCCTCGGTCACTCGGCGCTGCTGGCCGCCACCGGCCTGGTGACCGCCATCCCCCTGGTCTGCTTCGGCGCGGCGGCGATCCGCGTGCCGCTGTCCACGCTGGGGCTGCTGCAGTACCTGGCCCCGGTCTTCCAGTTCCTGCTCGGCGTCCTCTACTTCGGTGAGGCCATGCCGCCCGAGCGCTGGGCCGGCTTCGCGCTGGTCTGGCTGGCGCTCTCCCTGCTGACCTGGGACGCCCTGCGCACGACCCACCGCAACGCGCGGACCCTGCGGACCCAGGTGGACCGTGCGGGCGGCGGCGTACCGGCGGCCAAGGACGGCGCCGGACGGGAGAAGGGAGTCGTGGCCTCCGGGGTCCCGGCCCAGGACCCGGTCGGCAGCGAACAGACCGAACAGGCCGAACAGGCCGACGCCCCCGCGGGCAAGCCGTAG
- a CDS encoding CGNR zinc finger domain-containing protein translates to MESPEASPGLTLVSHEGKPYRFDPGALCLELLTTGGPGAYARWEVLHRPEDLAAWADRSRLPGGLDLVVEQADVRRARALRDALFLLTADRAHGRPPRPEHLDAVNAAAAEPPLAARIEADGTRGWAPGATGTRLLSTVARDAIELFTGPYAGRVRECGAHDCKLLFVDTSRPGRRRWCAMEHCGNREKARAHRARRAPETR, encoded by the coding sequence ATGGAATCGCCGGAGGCGTCTCCCGGACTGACGCTGGTGTCGCACGAGGGCAAGCCGTACCGCTTCGACCCGGGTGCGCTGTGCCTGGAGTTGCTGACGACGGGCGGACCGGGCGCCTATGCGCGCTGGGAGGTGCTGCACCGCCCCGAGGACCTGGCCGCCTGGGCCGACCGCAGCCGGCTGCCGGGCGGGCTCGACCTGGTGGTGGAGCAGGCCGATGTCCGGCGGGCCAGGGCACTGCGTGATGCCCTCTTCCTGCTCACCGCGGATCGCGCCCACGGACGTCCGCCGCGGCCCGAGCACCTGGACGCGGTCAACGCCGCGGCCGCCGAGCCGCCACTCGCCGCCCGCATCGAGGCGGACGGCACCCGCGGCTGGGCCCCCGGGGCCACGGGGACGCGCCTGCTGTCGACGGTCGCGCGCGACGCGATCGAGCTGTTCACGGGTCCCTACGCCGGCCGTGTCCGCGAGTGCGGCGCGCACGACTGCAAGCTGCTCTTCGTCGACACCTCACGCCCGGGCCGCCGCCGCTGGTGCGCGATGGAACACTGCGGCAACCGCGAGAAGGCCAGGGCCCATCGCGCCCGGCGGGCACCGGAGACGCGCTGA
- a CDS encoding SDR family oxidoreductase produces MSIVVTGATGNLGRHVVSQLLEKVPADQVTAVVRDRAKAADLAARGVRLAVADYNDPQTFDDLFAAGDRVLLISGNEFDKGRVRQHTVVIDAAKKAGVALLAYTSAPSSLTAALADDHRATEEVLAGSGVPYVLLRNGWYHENYTEQLTPALEHGAVVQAAGEGRVSSASRADYAAAAVAVLTGEGHENKAYELGGDEAWSFAEYAAELSRQTGKEITYTPVSTTAYTGILTAAGVPGPLADVFAGVDAAIEKGELVVSTGDLSRLTGRPTTPLSEAVAAALSN; encoded by the coding sequence ATGAGCATCGTCGTCACCGGAGCCACCGGAAACCTCGGCCGTCACGTCGTGTCGCAACTGCTGGAGAAGGTGCCGGCCGACCAGGTCACCGCGGTCGTCCGCGACCGCGCCAAGGCCGCCGACCTCGCCGCCCGCGGCGTACGGCTCGCGGTCGCCGACTACAACGACCCCCAGACCTTCGACGACCTGTTCGCGGCCGGCGACCGGGTGCTGCTGATCTCCGGCAACGAGTTCGACAAGGGCCGCGTCCGGCAGCACACCGTCGTGATCGACGCGGCGAAGAAGGCCGGCGTCGCCCTGCTCGCCTACACCAGCGCCCCGAGCAGCCTCACGGCCGCGCTCGCCGACGACCACCGCGCCACCGAGGAGGTCCTGGCCGGTTCGGGCGTGCCGTACGTGCTGCTGCGCAACGGCTGGTACCACGAGAACTACACCGAGCAGCTGACCCCCGCCCTGGAGCACGGCGCCGTCGTCCAGGCGGCGGGAGAGGGACGCGTCTCCTCCGCCTCCCGCGCCGACTACGCGGCCGCCGCCGTCGCGGTACTCACCGGCGAGGGCCACGAGAACAAGGCGTACGAGCTGGGTGGCGACGAGGCGTGGAGCTTCGCCGAGTACGCCGCCGAGCTGAGCCGGCAGACCGGCAAGGAGATCACCTACACCCCCGTCTCCACCACGGCCTACACCGGCATCCTCACCGCCGCCGGGGTGCCCGGCCCGCTGGCCGACGTCTTCGCGGGAGTGGACGCGGCGATCGAGAAGGGCGAACTGGTCGTCTCCACCGGCGACCTCTCGCGGCTGACGGGCCGCCCGACCACTCCGCTCTCCGAGGCCGTCGCCGCGGCGCTGTCGAACTGA
- a CDS encoding 2-oxoacid:ferredoxin oxidoreductase subunit beta, translating into MADTNALLQLVPRAEGKQSMKDFKSDQEVRWCPGCGDYAVLAAVQGFMPQLGLAKENIVFVSGIGCSSRFPYYMNTYGMHSIHGRAPAIATGLAASRRDLSVWVVTGDGDALSIGGNHLIHALRRNVNLKILLFNNRIYGLTKGQYSPTSETGKITKSTPMGSLDAPFNPVSLALGAEASFVARTVDSDRKHLTEVLRQAADHPGTALVEIYQNCNIFNDGAFDALKDKQQAEEAVIRLEHGQPIRFGTDNAKGVVRDPATGELEVVTVTADNEAHVLVHDAHAASPTTAFALSRLADPDTLHHTPIGVLRSVERPVYDTLMSDQLDTAIEQNGKGDLTALLAGNDTWTVVG; encoded by the coding sequence ATGGCTGACACCAACGCACTGCTCCAGCTCGTCCCCAGGGCCGAGGGCAAGCAGTCCATGAAGGACTTCAAGTCCGACCAGGAAGTGCGCTGGTGCCCCGGCTGCGGTGACTACGCCGTCCTCGCCGCCGTGCAGGGCTTCATGCCGCAGCTCGGCCTGGCGAAGGAGAACATCGTCTTCGTCTCCGGCATCGGCTGCTCCTCCCGCTTCCCGTACTACATGAACACCTACGGGATGCACTCCATCCACGGCCGCGCCCCCGCCATCGCCACCGGCCTGGCCGCCTCCCGCCGCGACCTGTCCGTCTGGGTCGTCACCGGCGACGGCGACGCCCTCTCCATCGGCGGCAACCACCTCATCCACGCCCTGCGCCGCAACGTCAACCTCAAGATCCTCCTGTTCAACAACCGGATCTACGGCCTGACCAAGGGCCAGTACTCCCCCACCTCCGAAACCGGCAAGATCACCAAATCGACGCCGATGGGCTCCCTGGACGCCCCCTTCAACCCGGTCTCCCTGGCCCTGGGAGCCGAGGCCTCCTTCGTCGCCCGGACCGTCGACTCCGACCGCAAGCACCTCACCGAGGTCCTGCGCCAGGCCGCCGACCACCCCGGCACCGCCCTCGTCGAGATCTACCAGAACTGCAACATCTTCAACGACGGCGCCTTCGACGCCCTCAAGGACAAACAGCAGGCCGAGGAAGCCGTCATCCGCCTCGAACACGGCCAGCCCATCCGCTTCGGCACCGACAACGCCAAGGGCGTCGTCCGCGACCCGGCCACCGGCGAGCTGGAGGTCGTCACGGTCACCGCGGACAACGAAGCCCACGTCCTCGTCCACGACGCCCACGCCGCCTCCCCCACCACCGCCTTCGCCCTCTCCCGCCTCGCCGACCCCGACACCCTCCACCACACCCCCATCGGCGTCCTGCGCTCCGTCGAACGGCCCGTCTACGACACCCTCATGTCCGACCAGCTCGACACCGCCATCGAGCAGAACGGCAAGGGCGACCTCACCGCCCTCCTCGCCGGCAACGACACCTGGACCGTCGTCGGCTGA